In Monodelphis domestica isolate mMonDom1 chromosome 3, mMonDom1.pri, whole genome shotgun sequence, the following proteins share a genomic window:
- the LOC100011399 gene encoding cytochrome P450 4F11-like encodes MVPGSEWLSHQLGLGGLKSGVHSVMILFFLALSTWILAQVLFFLNRYYTNIQQLRCFPQPLIWNWFFGHLGLMDFTEESLIRIMEYVTTFREVFLMWMGPFRPVIVLCHSDYIRPLTSASAHIAPKDNFIYGFLKPWLGDGLLLSGGDKWSRHRRLLTPAFHFDILKPYVKIFNQCADIMHEKWKRLCAEESTQLDVFDHVSLMTLDTLQKCIFSHNSNCQEKPSKYISTILELSVLSTKRSNQFFLYWDSVYFLTSQGRRFTQACHLVHDFTDAVIKARQKVLAEQGVEAFLKDKGKGKTMDFIDILLLSKDEDGKPLSDKDIRAEADTFMFEGHDTTASGISWVLYNLAQHQEYQDRCRQEIQELMKGRETEEIEWNDLSQMPFLTMCIKESLRLHPPVPITFRQCTKDIQLPDSRVIPKGSVCLISIFGTHHNPTVWPNPEVYDPYRFDTNNPQKMSPLAFMPFSAGPRNCIGQNFAMSEMKVVLALTLLRFRVFPHGNPPRRKSELVLRTESGLWLKVEPVQHSSSSEADLREASQN; translated from the exons ATGGTGCCTGGATCTGAATGGCTTTCTCACCAGCTGGGCCTGGGCGGGCTGAAATCTGGAGTTCACTCGGTCATGATCTTGTTCTTCTTGGCACTTAGCACATGGATTCTGGCCCAGGTCCTATTCTTTCTCAACAGATACTACACCAACATCCAACAACTTAGATGCTTTCCCCAACCTCTCATTTGGAACTGGTTTTTTGGCCACCTGGGCCTG atggACTTCACAGAGGAAAGTTTAATTCGTATTATGGAGTATGTGACTACTTTCAGGGAGGTCTTTCTCATGTGGATGGGCCCCTTCAGACCAGTGATTGTACTATGCCACTCTGACTACATCCGGCCTCTTACTTCTGCATCAG CTCATATTGCACCCAAGGATAACTTTATCTATGGATTCTTGAAGCCCTGGTTGG GGGATGGACTGTTGCTGAGTGGAGGAGACAAATGGAGTCGGCACCGACGCTTGCTGACCCCAGCTTTTCACTTTGACATCCTCAAACCCTATGTGAAGATCTTCAACCAGTGTGCAGATATCATGCAT GAGAAGTGGAAGCGTCTGTGTGCTGAGGAAAGCACCCAGCTGGACGTGTTTGATCATGTCAGTCTCATGACCCTGGACACCTTGCAGAAATGCATCTTCAGTCATAATAGCAACTGTCAAGA GAAGCCAAGTAAATACATCTCCACCATCCTGGAGCTGAGTGTCCTTTCAACAAAACGTAGCAATCAGTTCTTTCTATACTGGGATAGTGTGTACTTCCTCACGAGCCAGGGAAGACGCTTCACTCAGGCCTGCCACCTCGTGCATGACTTCACAGATGCTGTTATCAAGGCCCGGCAAAAAGTTCTTGCTGAACAAGGCGTTGAAGCCTTCCTCAAGGACAAGGGCAAAGGCAAGACCATGGACTTCATAGATATTCTGCTTCTGTCCAAG GATGAAGATGGGAAGCCTCTGTCAGACAAGGACATTCGAGCAGAAGCTGACACCTTCATGTTTGAAG GGCATGATACAACTGCAAGTGGCATCTCTTGGGTCCTCTACAACCTAGCCCAACATCAGGAATACCAGGACCGCTGCCGCCAGGAGATACAAGAGCTCATGAAGGGCCGTGAAACAGAAGAGATTGAATG GAATGATCTATCCCAGATGCCCTTCCTGACCATGTGTATCAAAGAGAGTCTGCGGCTGCACCCACCAGTTCCTATTACTTTCCGTCAATGCACCAAGGATATCCAACTACCTGATAGTCGAGTTATTCCCAAAG GGAGTGTGTGCCTTATCAGCATCTTTGGAACCCACCACAATCCGACTGTGTGGCCCAACCCTGAG GTCTATGATCCATACCGCTTTGACACCAATAATCCCCAGAAGATGTCACCCTTGGCATTTATGCCCTTCTCAGCTGGACCCAG GAATTGCATTGGCCAGAACTTTGCTATGTCTGAGATGAAGGTTGTGCTGGCCCTCACTTTGCTGAGATTCCGTGTCTTCCCTCATGGGAATCCACCCCGGAGGAAATCAGAGCTCGTCCTCCGAACAGAGAGTGGGCTGTGGCTGAAGGTGGAGCCAGTGCAGCATTCTTCCAGTTCTGAGGCAGACCTCCGAGAAGCCTCCCAGAATTGA